The proteins below come from a single Juglans regia cultivar Chandler chromosome 12, Walnut 2.0, whole genome shotgun sequence genomic window:
- the LOC118343984 gene encoding serine/threonine-protein kinase SAPK10-like has protein sequence MEYASGGELFERIGSAVRFSEDEARFFFQQLISGVSYCHEMQVCHRDLKLENTLLDGSPAPRLKICDFGYSKSSVLHSQPKSTVGTPAYIAPEVLLRQEYDGKIADVWSCGVTLYVMLVGAYPFEDPDEPKDFRRTIQRILSVQYSIPDGIQISPECRDLISRIFVFDPATRITIPEIKNHEWFLKNLPADLMDERMMSNQFEEPDQPMQSIDVIMQIIAEATIPAVGTNSLNQYSIDNLDMDDDMDDLDSDSELDIDSSGEIVYAL, from the exons ATGGAATATGCATCTGGAGGAGAGCTTTTTGAGCGAATAGGCAGTGCTGTGCGCTTTAGTGAGGATGAG GCACGGTTTTTCTTTCAACAACTTATATCTGGAGTCAGCTACTGCCATGAAATG CAAGTATGTCACCGGGACTTGAAGCTGGAAAACACGTTGTTGGATGGAAGCCCAGCTCCTCGGTTGAAGatatgtgattttgggtattcCAAG TCTTCGGTTCTTCATTCACAACCAAAGTCAACTGTGGGAACTCCTGCCTACATTGCTCCAGAAGTACTGCTAAGGCAAGAGTATGATGGCAAg ATTGCAGATGTGTGGTCATGTGGGGTGACCTTATACGTGATGCTGGTGGGAGCATATCCTTTCGAGGATCCTGATGAACCAAAGGATTTTCGCAGGACTATACAA AGAATTCTCAGTGTCCAGTATTCCATTCCCGACGGCATTCAAATATCTCCTGAGTGTCGTGACCTGATCTCAAGAATTTTTGTTTTCGATCCTGCAACG AGGATCACCATTCCTGAAATCAAGAACCATGAGTGGTTTTTGAAGAATCTTCCAGCGGACTTGATGGATGAAAGAATGATGAGCAACCAGTTTGAAGAGCCAGACCAACCAATGCAGAGCATTGATGTGATCATGCAGATAATTGCTGAGGCCACCATTCCAGCAGTTGGGACTAATAGCCTCAACCAGTATTCGATAGACAACCTGGATATGGATGATGACATGGACGACTTGGATTCTGACTCGGAGCTTGATATCGACAGCAGTGGGGAGATAGTCTACGCACTGTGA
- the LOC118343983 gene encoding pentatricopeptide repeat-containing protein At4g37170-like produces MLLARGYGYLLISSMRFFLNLKVSYSLSRLSFGRTISSSSPKTQLNQHTISQKTFFKSNNKDSLISRLCENKNFKEAIDILCEQKRLREAVQLLDQIDRPSVSVYSNLIQLCLQHRALEEGKKVHAHTKASGFVPGVFICNRFLDMYVKCGSLWHAQKMFDEMGEKDLCSWNTMISGYAKVGKLEQARNLFNEMPERDNFSWTAMISGYVRHDQPKEALELYRRMLRHENSKSNKFTISSALAASAAIPTLSTGKEIHGHIMRIGLDSDEVVWSALSDMYGKCGSIEEARCIFDKMVDRDVVSWTAMIHRYFEDGRREEGFAFFSELMRSGIRPNEFTFAGVLNACADHAAEDLGKQVHGYMTRIGFDPISFAASSLVHMYSKCGNIENAKRVFKGMPQPDLVSWTSLIVGYAQNGQPNEALKFFELLLKSGTPPDRITFVGVLSACTHAGLIDKGIEYFHSIKEKHGLTHTADHYACIIDLLARAGRFVEAEDIINKMPMKPDKFLWASLLGGCRIHGNLELAKRAAEALFEIEPENPATYVTLANIYATAGMWSEVAKVRKAMDDKRVVKKPGLSWIEIKRKVHIFLVGDKSHPKSYEIHNFLGKLSKRIREEGYVPDTNFVLHDVEEEQKEQNLSYHSEKLAVAFGIISTPPGTTIKVFKNLRTCVDCHTAIKFISRIVQRRIIVRDSNRFHSFENGSCSCGDYW; encoded by the coding sequence ATGTTGCTGGCTAGGGGCTACGGCTACCTTCTGATCTCAagtatgagattttttttgaaTCTCAAAGTTTCGTATTCTTTGTCTCGGTTATCCTTCGGGAGaactatttcttcttcttctccgaAAACCCAGCTGAATCAACATACTATTTCTCAGAAGACTTTCTTCAAGTCCAATAACAAAGACTCTCTCATATCCCGCTTATGCGAAAACAAGAATTTCAAAGAAGCCATTGACATTCTCTGCGAACAAAAGCGCTTAAGGGAAGCGGTGCAGTTGCTTGACCAGATTGACCGACCCTCTGTTTCGGTATACTCAAACCTCATTCAGCTTTGTCTCCAGCATCGTGCTCTTGAAGAGGGCAAGAAGGTCCATGCTCATACCAAAGCCTCCGGGTTCGTGCCCGGGGTCTTCATTTGTAATCGTTTTTTAGATATGTATGTGAAATGTGGAAGTCTTTGGCATGCCCAGAAAATGTTCGATGAAATGGGTGAAAAGGATTTGTGTTCTTGGAATACAATGATTTCTGGGTATGCGAAAGTGGGGAAGCTCGAACAGGCAAGAAATTTGTTCAATGAAATGCCTGAAAGAGATAATTTTTCTTGGACTGCAATGATATCGGGGTATGTTCGGCATGACCAGCCCAAAGAGGCCTTGGAGTTGTACAGAAGGATGTTAAGACACGagaattcaaaatcaaataagttCACGATATCTAGTGCTCTAGCCGCTTCAGCAGCAATTCCAACTTTAAGTACGGGCAAGGAGATCCATGGACATATAATGCGAATTGGCTTGGATTCAGATGAGGTGGTTTGGAGTGCTTTATCAGATATGTATGGGAAATGTGGGAGTATAGAGGAGGCGAGGTGCATTTTTGACAAGATGGTGGATAGAGACGTTGTTTCATGGACGGCAATGATTCATAGATACTTTGAGGATGGAAGGAGGGAAGAGGGATTTGCATTTTTCTCTGAGTTGATGAGGTCAGGGATTAGACCTAATGAGTTCACGTTTGCTGGGGTTTTAAATGCTTGTGCCGATCATGCTGCCGAGGACCTAGGCAAGCAGGTACATGGGTACATGACACGTATAGGGTTTGACCCCATCTCATTTGCTGCCAGTTCTCTTGTTCATATGTATTCAAAATGTGGGAATATTGAGAACGCAAAAAGGGTTTTTAAAGGGATGCCTCAACCAGATTTAGTTTCATGGACTTCCCTGATTGTTGGATATGCTCAGAATGGTCAACCAAACGAGGCACTCAAGTTCTTTGAGTTGCTTCTCAAATCAGGTACTCCGCCTGACCGCATTACTTTTGTTGGGGTTCTTTCTGCTTGTACCCATGCTGGATTAATCGATAAAGGAATTGAATATTTCCACTCAATCAAGGAAAAACATGGGTTGACACATACAGCAGATCATTATGCTTGTATCATTGATTTACTGGCCAGAGCTGGCCGATTTGTAGAAGCTGaggatattattaataaaatgccCATGAAACCCGATAAGTTCTTGTGGGCTTCTTTACTTGGTGGTTGTAGAATCCACGGAAACCTTGAGTTGGCAAAGCGAGCTGCAGAAGCATTATTTGAGATAGAGCCTGAGAATCCTGCTACCTATGTTACTCTAGCCAACATTTATGCTACTGCTGGTATGTGGAGTGAGGTGGCAAAGGTTAGAAAGGCTATGGATGACAAAAGAGTGGTAAAGAAACCAGGTTTGAGTTGGATTGAGATCAAGAGAAAGGTTCATATATTCTTAGTGGGAGATAAATCCCACCCAAAATCATATGAAATACATAACTTCTTGGGAAAGCTGTCAAAGAGGATTAGGGAAGAAGGATATGTCCCTGACACGAATTTTGTTCTACATGATGTTGAGGAGGAGCAGAAGGAGCAAAATCTTTCCTACCACAGTGAGAAGCTTGCAGTTGCATTTGGAATCATTTCAACTCCACCGGGAACAACAATCAAggtttttaagaatttaagaacTTGTGTGGATTGCCATACTgccattaaatttatttcaaggATTGTTCAAAGAAGAATAATAGTAAGGGATTCAAATCGGTTCCATTCGTTTGAGAATGGGAGCTGTTCATGTGGAGACTATtggtaa
- the LOC109018965 gene encoding L-ascorbate oxidase homolog — protein MGKAVSLHVICGILAVLVVSLVKADDPYRYYTWTVSYGTRSPLGVPQQVILINDQFPGPRLEVVTNDNIILNLINKLDQPFLLTWNGIKQRKNSWQDGVLGTNCAIQPNSNYTYKFQTKDQIGSYTYFPSTLLHKAAGGFGGLNVYERPRIPIPFPNPDGDFTLLVGDWFKTNHKTLQQSLDSGKSLPFPDGVLINGQAQNTYSGDQGKVYMFRISNVGLATSLNFRIQGHKLKLIEVEGSHTLQSIYDSLDVHVGQSVAVLVTLDQPPKDYHIVTSTRFTKRVLTATAVLHYTNSHTPVSGPLPIGPTYQIHWSMKQARTFRWNLTASAARPNPQGSFHYGKITPTKTILLANSASLINGKQRYSINRVSYINPDTPLKLADHFSIPGVFSVDAIQTLPSSGPSFIATSVMPASLHDFTEVVFQNNEKTIQSWHLDGYDFWVVGYGFGQWTPAKRRSYNLVDALTRHTAQVYPNSWTTILVSLDNQGMWNMRSAIWERQYLGQQFYLRVWNAVHNLANEYDLPSNVVLCGKAIGRHP, from the exons ATGGGAAAAGCAGTCTCGCTTCATGTGATTTGTGGAATCTTGGCTGTTTTGGTTGTTTCTCTGGTGAAAGCAGACGACCCATATAGGTACTATACATGGACTGTCAGTTATGGAACTCGTTCTCCTTTGGGTGTCCCCCAGCAG GTAATCCTTATCAATGATCAGTTTCCCGGACCTAGACTCGAGGTGGTGACTAACGACAACATCATCCTCAACCTCATTAACAAGTTAGACCAGCCATTTCTGCTGACATG GAATGGTATTAAACAAAGGAAGAACTCATGGCAAGATGGAGTATTGGGTACCAACTGCGCTATCCAACCAAACTCGAACTACACTTACAAGTTTCAAACCAAAGATCAGATTGGGTCCTACACATATTTCCCCTCAACTCTGCTTCACAAAGCTGCTGGAGGATTTGGAGGACTCAATGTATATGAGAGACCTCGCATACCGATCCCTTTTCCAAATCCTGATGGAGATTTCACCTTACTTGTTGGTGATTGGTTCAAAACCAACCATAAG ACATTGCAGCAATCTCTGGACTCTGGAAAATCTCTACCATTTCCTGATGGTGTCCTTATAAATGGCCAGGCTCAGAATACCTACAGTGGTGACCAAG GAAAAGTCTATATGTTTAGGATCTCAAATGTGGGCTTGGCAACCTCATTGAATTTCAGGATTCAGGGCCACAAATTAAAGTTAATTGAGGTTGAAGGATCTCATACCCTTCAAAGCATTTATGACTCTCTTGATGTACATGTTGGCCAATCTGTGGCTGTCTTAGTAACCTTGGATCAGCCACCAAAGGACTACCACATTGTTACATCCACTCGATTCACTAAGCGTGTTCTTACAGCAACTGCAGTTTTACACTACACAAACTCTCACACCCCCGTCTCTGGACCCTTGCCCATTGGCCCTACTTACCAAATACACTGGTCTATGAAGCAAGCTAGAACCTTCAG GTGGAATTTGACAGCAAGTGCAGCAAGGCCCAATCCTCAGGGCTCATTCCATTATGGGAAGATAACGCCAACAAAGACAATTTTGTTGGCCAATTCAGCATCGTTAATAAATGGAAAGCAGCGTTATTCAATTAACAGAGTCTCCTACATCAATCCTGACACCCCTCTGAAACTTGCTGATCATTTCAGCATCCCTGGAGTCTTCAGTGTAGATGCCATCCAAACTCTTCCCTCAAGTGGTCCTTCATTCATAGCTACGTCTGTTATGCCAGCATCCCTTCATGATTTTACTGAAGTCGTTTtccaaaataatgaaaagacaATTCAGTCTTGGCATCTTGATGGCTATGATTTCTGGGTCGTTGG TTATGGTTTCGGACAGTGGACACCAGCCAAGAGAAGAAGCTATAATCTAGTTGATGCTCTGACTAGACATACTGCTCAG GTGTATCCAAATTCGTGGACCACCATATTGGTCTCCTTGGACAACCAAGGTATGTGGAACATGAGGTCTGCAATATGGGAAAGGCAGTACCTTGGTCAACAATTCTATCTCAGGGTTTGGAATGCGGTCCACAACCTTGCTAATGAATATGATCTTCCTTCTAATGTTGTACTTTGTGGCAAAGCCATTGGACGGCACCCTTAA
- the LOC109018960 gene encoding L-ascorbate oxidase homolog — protein sequence MRQAIFLPFFLGALAYLSALWVKAEDPYRYYTWTVTYGTIYPLGVPYMGILINGQFPGPTIECVTNDNIIVDVINNLDEPFLITWNGIKQRKTSWQDGVLGTNCPIPPKSNWTYKFQTKDQIGTFTYFPSTKLHRAAGGFGGFNIAQRSVISIPYPIPDGEFTLLVGDWYKSNHKVLRQKLDLGIALPLPDGLLINGISNGSVFTGEQGKTYKFRVSNVGIETSINFRIQGHVMKLVEVEGAHTIQDTYESLDIHVGQSVAVLVTLNGPIKDYFIVASTRFTKPILTTTAFLRYAGSNTQASGTLPIGPTYHIHWSMKQARTIRLNLTANAARPNPQGSFHYGTIKVVRTIVLANSETKINKTLRYAVNGISHVDPSTPLKLADWFNIPGVFGFNTIKDRPSKGSPTFGASVIGTTLHDFVEIVFQNNENTIQSWHFDGYSFYIVGYGSGSWTADMRRRYNLVDGIPRHTVQVYPKSWSAVLVSLDNKGMWNLRSAIWSRRYLGQQLYVRVWNDEHSLFTENDIPLNALRCGKAKHSKSFG from the exons ATGAGGCAGGCCATTTTCCTGCCTTTTTTTCTTGGAGCATTGGCTTACCTAAGTGCTTTATGGGTGAAAGCTGAAGATCCCTATAGATATTATACATGGACGGTTACATATGGAACAATTTATCCCCTTGGTGTTCCTTACATG GGCATTCTTATCAATGGACAGTTTCCTGGCCCTACAATCGAATGCGTGACTAATGACAACATTATTGTTGATGTCATTAATAATCTGGATGAACCTTTCCTAATTACATG GAATGGAATCAAACAGAGAAAAACATCATGGCAAGATGGTGTGCTTGGAACCAATTGCCCCATTCCTCCAAAGTCGAACTGGACGTACAAGTTTCAAACCAAGGATCAGATTGGAACCTTCACCTACTTCCCTTCAACTAAACTGCATAGAGCTGCTGGGGGTTTTGGGGGTTTCAATATTGCGCAGAGATCTGTCATATCAATCCCATATCCTATACCTGATGGAGAATTTACACTGCTTGTTGGTGATTGGTACAAGAGTAACCACAAG GTATTGCGGCAGAAATTGGACTTGGGCATTGCTCTTCCTTTACCTGATGGTCTCCTCATAAATGGAATTTCTAATGGTTCTGTCTTCACTGGTGAACaag GGAAAACCTACAAATTCAGGGTATCAAATGTGGGCATAGAAACTTCAATCAACTTCAGGATTCAAGGGCATGTAATGAAGCTGGTTGAAGTAGAGGGAGCTCACACAATACAGGACACATACGAATCGCTTGACATTCATGTGGGTCAATCTGTAGCTGTTTTGGTTACCTTAAATGGACCGATTAAGGACTATTTCATTGTTGCTTCTACCCGTTTCACCAAGCCTATTCTGACTACCACTGCATTTCTTCGCTATGCTGGTTCCAACACACAAGCCTCTGGCACATTGCCTATTGGCCCAACTTATCACATCCACTGGTCTATGAAGCAAGCAAGGACCATTAG GTTGAATTTGACAGCCAATGCAGCCAGGCCAAACCCTCAAGGGTCATTCCATTATGGGACCATAAAGGTTGTGAGGACAATTGTTTTAGCCAATTCAGAAACAAAGATAAATAAGACGCTACGATATGCTGTCAACGGGATCTCTCATGTCGATCCAAGCACCCCTTTGAAGCTCGCCGACTGGTTTAATATCCCTGGTGTCTTTGGCTTCAACACAATCAAGGACAGGCCAAGTAAGGGCTCTCCAACCTTTGGCGCCTCTGTCATTGGAACCACCCTTCATGACTTCGTTGAAATCGTCTTCCAAAACAATGAAAACACTATCCAATCTTGGCATTTTGATGGATACAGTTTCTATATAGTCGG ATATGGTTCTGGTTCATGGACAGCTGACATGAGGAGACGCTACAACTTGGTTGATGGCATTCCCAGACACACTGTTCAG GTATATCCAAAGTCATGGAGTGCAGTATTGGTGTCTTTGGACAACAAGGGCATGTGGAATTTAAGGTCTGCAATCTGGTCGAGGAGATACTTGGGACAACAACTGTATGTCAGAGTTTGGAACGATGAACACAGCCTTTTCACTGAGAATGACATCCCTCTCAATGCATTGCGTTGTGGCAAGGCCAAGCACTCAAAATCTTTTGGCtag
- the LOC109018952 gene encoding dof zinc finger protein DOF4.1-like has product MIQELLGGAGLIAGERKISPKGGVLQGIPSSSSPVPSSSSSSTTTITTTTTSNSESQNNLRCPRCDSPNTKFCYYNNYNLTQPRHFCKTCRRYWTKGGALRNVPIGGGCRKNKSPAIPASIGKSSSGKMKTISCEIGRLGLGGGLDPELPSGPILWGSPQNSHLLALLRSTQNPNPNHLSNSVNVKEEAGNMGGSHMIMTEPAFAHGGLNVRTLGMDPLGQVPSLGLCSSFWRNNQHQGQQQNGFVIGEVQNGGIQELYQRLRSPNNNYYGDHHHSPVVLNNLASSSSSSPSILESASLAGGELGINCNPAFSWSDLHTTNGAYP; this is encoded by the coding sequence atgatccaAGAACTGTTGGGAGGTGCAGGTCTTATAGCAGGAGAGAGGAAAATCTCTCCTAAAGGGGGAGTTTTACAAGGCAtaccttcttcttcatctcctgtaccatcttcttcttcatcctcaacaACTACTATTACTacaacaacaacatcaaattCAGAAAGCCAAAACAACTTGAGGTGTCCACGATGCGAttcacccaacacaaagttcTGTTACTACAACAACTACAACCTCACTCAGCCTCGCCACTTCTGCAAGACTTGTCGCCGGTATTGGACGAAAGGAGGTGCACTCCGAAACGTTCCAATTGGAGGTGGATGCCGAAAGAACAAGAGTCCTGCTATTCCAGCATCTATTGGAAAATCAAGCTCTGGCAAGATGAAGACTATATCATGTGAGATTGGAAGGTTAGGCCTTGGAGGTGGGCTTGATCCTGAGCTTCCATCAGGTCCAATTCTGTGGGGTTCGCCACAGAACTCTCATCTGTTGGCCTTACTTCGATCTactcaaaaccctaaccctaatcacCTGTCAAATTCTGTTAACGTGAAGGAGGAAGCCGGAAATATGGGTGGATCCCACATGATCATGACTGAGCCAGCGTTTGCACATGGTGGATTAAATGTTCGGACTTTGGGCATGGATCCTCTTGGCCAGGTCCCTTCTCTTGGTCTATGCAGCTCTTTCTGGAGAAATAATCAACATCAAGGACAGCAACAAAATGGCTTTGTAATTGGCGAAGTTCAAAATGGTGGGATTCAAGAACTGTATCAGAGGCTCAGATCACCAAATAATAATTACTATGGTGATCATCATCACTCACCAGTAGTTCTGAATAACTtagcttcttcatcttcatcttccccATCCATTTTGGAGTCAGCTTCACTTGCTGGGGGTGAATTGGGGATCAACTGTAATCCAGCATTTTCGTGGTCTGATCTCCATACAACTAATGGTGCATATCCTTGA